The following coding sequences lie in one Lysobacter capsici genomic window:
- a CDS encoding pectinacetylesterase family protein, whose protein sequence is MAVSRYLAVALVGGAVALSSQPSQAEQGDYGFFQTIRNLVSPPKADNKVQAAQRTGQYPLLSRDAARADGFDPAAYYQWQTVQLPVETGAICGNGSPYKIFVNRVPNTTNTIIYMEGGGACWDYASCTGATGVRGARNPNGVPDDYMKLLNPGASLVSPFVTRVSPFDAVKTQNWNMVYVPYCTGDIYSGDKVAIYPDPSGQQQPLVWHHNGLRNTRAMTAWLKDNLPRPGQMLSTGCSAGGAGSLIAYDSVRSDLAPSSAYLIDDSGPIFPTPRNGNPAEYPSQPLMTKIRDVWGLDAPNGPLAFLAAGLPQVDLNELGSIYPALANKHRNDRLGQTHFWQDLNYSSYSYERFHDDIAQAPNQAAKEALIHAKWGADTTRLAARLNTLDNFGGYFPQYRALNESHCTTIVDFKNGDVQAQNLELKNFIDSVLDGNGKVLDASEASDAADKAKPFNLLYWLVDQLLA, encoded by the coding sequence ATGGCAGTCAGCCGCTATCTGGCCGTCGCCCTCGTGGGCGGCGCCGTCGCCTTGTCCAGCCAGCCCTCGCAGGCCGAACAGGGCGATTACGGATTCTTCCAAACCATCCGCAACCTGGTGTCGCCGCCCAAGGCCGACAACAAGGTTCAGGCCGCGCAACGCACCGGCCAGTATCCGTTGCTCAGCCGCGACGCCGCGCGCGCCGACGGTTTCGACCCGGCCGCGTACTACCAATGGCAGACCGTGCAACTGCCGGTGGAAACCGGCGCGATCTGCGGCAACGGCTCGCCGTACAAGATCTTCGTCAACCGCGTGCCCAACACCACCAACACCATCATCTACATGGAAGGCGGCGGTGCGTGCTGGGACTACGCCAGCTGCACCGGCGCGACCGGCGTGCGCGGCGCGCGCAATCCCAACGGCGTGCCCGACGACTACATGAAGCTGCTCAACCCGGGCGCCAGCCTGGTCAGCCCGTTCGTCACGCGCGTGAGCCCGTTCGATGCGGTCAAGACCCAGAACTGGAACATGGTCTACGTGCCGTACTGCACCGGCGATATCTACAGCGGCGACAAGGTCGCGATCTATCCCGATCCGAGCGGACAGCAGCAGCCGCTGGTGTGGCACCACAACGGCCTGCGCAACACCCGCGCGATGACCGCCTGGCTCAAGGACAACCTGCCGCGTCCGGGCCAGATGCTCAGCACCGGTTGCAGCGCCGGCGGCGCCGGCAGCCTGATCGCCTACGACTCGGTGCGCAGCGATCTGGCGCCGAGCAGCGCCTACCTGATCGACGATTCCGGCCCGATCTTCCCGACCCCGCGCAACGGCAATCCGGCCGAATATCCCTCGCAGCCGCTGATGACCAAGATCCGCGACGTGTGGGGCCTGGACGCGCCCAACGGCCCGCTGGCCTTCCTCGCCGCCGGTCTGCCGCAGGTCGACCTCAACGAACTGGGTTCGATCTATCCGGCGCTGGCCAACAAGCACCGCAACGACCGCCTGGGCCAGACCCATTTCTGGCAGGACCTGAACTATTCGTCGTACTCGTACGAACGTTTCCACGACGACATCGCGCAGGCGCCGAACCAGGCCGCGAAGGAAGCGCTGATCCACGCCAAGTGGGGCGCCGACACCACCCGCCTGGCCGCGCGCTTGAACACGCTGGACAACTTCGGCGGCTACTTCCCGCAGTACCGCGCCTTGAACGAGAGCCACTGCACGACCATCGTCGACTTCAAGAACGGCGACGTGCAGGCGCAGAACCTGGAGTTGAAGAACTTCATCGACAGCGTGCTCGACGGCAACGGCAAGGTGCTCGACGCCAGCGAAGCCAGCGACGCGGCCGACAAGGCCAAGCCGTTCAACCTGCTGTACTGGCTGGTCGACCAGCTGCTGGCCTGA
- a CDS encoding sensor domain-containing diguanylate cyclase, with the protein MQKPQIPANETARLEALRHYGVLDTPPEQDFDDLVAIAAAICDVPTALVSLIDADRQWFKARIGLDAQQTPRDLAFCAHAILEPNRTMVVPDARNDERFFDSPLVTDDPHIRFYAGSPLITPGGEAIGTLCVIDREPRELQPHQFDALQALSKQTSRLLELRRVSRALAQQLQESDWYEHKLLQYQAELEASNADLTALTRTDPLTGLPNRRAFALALEQAVARSDAAAPLQVAVLDIDHFKLINDVHGHPEGDRILQAVADTLRLYSAGPNSVARYGGEEFLMLFEAPSAQAQLQCEFVREAIANLPVGLPLTVSIGLASYRAGEETAATFARADQALYAAKRNGRNRVIVAEDA; encoded by the coding sequence GTGCAGAAACCGCAGATTCCCGCAAACGAAACCGCGCGCCTGGAAGCGCTGCGCCATTACGGCGTCCTCGACACGCCGCCGGAACAGGACTTCGACGACCTCGTCGCGATCGCCGCGGCGATCTGCGACGTACCCACCGCGCTGGTGAGCCTGATCGACGCCGATCGCCAATGGTTCAAGGCGCGCATCGGCCTGGACGCGCAGCAGACGCCGCGCGATCTCGCGTTCTGCGCCCATGCCATCCTCGAGCCGAACCGGACCATGGTCGTGCCCGATGCGCGCAACGACGAACGTTTCTTCGACAGCCCGCTGGTGACGGACGATCCGCATATCCGTTTCTATGCCGGCTCGCCGCTGATCACGCCCGGCGGCGAAGCGATCGGCACCTTGTGCGTGATCGACCGCGAGCCGCGCGAATTGCAGCCGCATCAGTTCGACGCCTTGCAGGCGTTGTCGAAACAGACCTCGCGCCTGCTGGAACTGCGCCGGGTCAGCCGCGCGCTCGCCCAGCAGTTGCAGGAAAGCGATTGGTACGAGCACAAACTGCTGCAATACCAGGCCGAACTGGAAGCCAGCAACGCCGACCTGACCGCCTTGACCCGCACCGATCCGCTGACCGGCCTGCCGAACCGCCGCGCCTTCGCGCTGGCGCTGGAGCAGGCGGTGGCGCGCAGCGACGCGGCCGCGCCGCTGCAGGTGGCGGTGCTCGACATCGATCATTTCAAGCTCATCAACGACGTCCACGGCCATCCCGAAGGCGATCGCATCCTGCAGGCCGTGGCCGACACCTTGCGCCTGTATTCGGCCGGCCCCAACAGCGTCGCGCGCTACGGCGGCGAGGAATTCCTGATGCTGTTCGAAGCGCCGTCGGCGCAGGCCCAGCTGCAATGCGAATTCGTGCGCGAAGCGATCGCCAACCTGCCGGTCGGCTTGCCGCTGACGGTCAGCATCGGCCTGGCGAGCTACCGCGCGGGCGAGGAGACCGCCGCGACGTTCGCGCGCGCGGATCAGGCGTTGTATGCGGCCAAGCGCAATGGGCGCAATCGGGTGATTGTTGCCGAGGACGCGTAA